From the genome of Pseudoxanthomonas sp.:
AGAGCGGCATCTGGGGCACGTTCACCAACGCGGCCGGTTCGTACTCGGGCGGCTTCGCCGTGCTCAGCCTCAATGGTGGCTACAACTTCAACGACTTCGGTGGATTGAAGAAGCCATACATCAAGCTCAACCTGTACAACCTCGGCAACCGCAAGGCGCTGACCTACTCGTCGACCACGAGCCTGACCACCACCGCCTCGGCCGCGACCTGGCAGCTGCTGCAGGACCGCACCGTCATGGTGACCTTCGGCGGTTCGTTCGGCCTGTAAGCGCAGCATCGTGCGTGGCGTGCATCCCGGTGTCCCGGCGATGCACGGCGCACGGGGCGTCGCTGGCTTCACCGCCGCGGCGCCTGGTTTTTCTCCGATGCCTGCAGTCTGCCGCGCACGCGCGTGTCGGCCTGCAGGCATCGCTTTATCCACGCTTCTACATTCCAAGGTGCGCATGTCCCGTTCCAAGACCATCGCCTGGCTGCTGGCCCTGTCTTCCTGCTGCCTGGTCAGCGTCGCCGCGGCCGCGGCGCCCCTCGCGCCCAAGGTGCTGGTGATCACCATGTTCACCCCCGAAGCAGCGCCGTGGCGCGCGGCCGAGGATTTCACCGTGCAGGTCGATGTGCCCGGCCTGTCACCCCAATTCCCGCAGGTGTCGTGCACCGATGCCGACCTGTGCCTGATGACCACCGACATGGGCCTGGCCAACGCGGCCAGTTCGGTCAGTGCGCTGGTGCAGTCGGGCAGGTTCGACCTGAAACAGACCTACTTCCTGATCGCCGGGATCGGCGGCGTGGACCCGGCCGATGGCACGCTGGGTTCGGCGCACTGGGCCCGTTATGCCATCGACGGTGGGCTGCTGCACGTCGTGGACCCGCGCCAGCAGCCGGCTGACTGGTCGTCCAATCTGGTGATGCTGGGGGCCAAGGCCCCGGGCGAGAAGAGCGCCTGGAAGACCGGCACCGAGGTCTTCCAACTGGACGAAACCCTGCTGCAGAAGGCTTATGCGCTCAGCGCCAAGGTCCCGCTGGAAGACAGCGACGTGGCCAGGGCCTATCGCACCCGGTACCCGCAGGCCGCAGGCCATGGCGCGCCCAGGGTGAGCATCTGCGACACCCTGACCAGCGACACCTACTGGCACGGCAGCCGCATCGCCCAGGCGATGGAGGCTTACGTGAGCCTGACTACCGATGGCAAGGGGAACTACTGCACGACCCAGATGGAGGACAATGCGACCCTGACCGCGCTCAAGCGGGGTGCCGATGCCGGGTTGCTGCAGTTCAACCGCATCGCCCTGCTGCGCACGGGCTCCAACTTCGACCGTGAAGCACCCGGGCAGGATGTCGGGAGTTCGCTGTCGGCCAAGTCGGGCGGCTTCCTGCCGTCCACCCACAACGCCTACCGCGTCGGTCATGCGTTGACCACCGACATCCTGACCCACTGGGATGCGTGGTCCAGCGGTGTACCGAAAGACTGAGTCATGCCATGCCCGTTTCATTGCTGTCCTTCACCAAGCGCGCCCTGCTGGGGTTGACCATCAGTGCGCTGCTCGCCGCCCCAGCGTTCGCCCAGATGGTGCAGGGCTCGACCCTGCCGCAGGCGCGCCTGACCCAGCGTCCGCTGATCGTGGCGCACCGCAGCCGCCAGTCCCCGGACCAGGCCGAGAACAGCCTGCAGCAGATGCAGCGCACCGCCAGCCGCACGGTGGGCGTGGAGATGGACCTGGCCACCAGCAAGGATGGCGTGCTGTACCTGCTGCACGACGACACCCTGGACCGCACCACCACCGGCACCGGCCCGCTGGCCGCACAGGACAGCCAGGCGCTCGATGCGCTGCGGCTCAAGGACGGCAAGGGCCAGCCGACCAGCGAAGCCCTGCCGCGCCTGACCCAGGTGCTGGACTGGGCCACGGCCACGCCGGAAGTGATCCTGATGCTGGACCTGAAAGGCACCCGCGTGTCCAAGGTCGTCCCGCTGCTGCGCGACAGGAACCTGCTCAACCGCGTGATCCTGCTGACGTTTGACCGCACCACCGCGGTCGAAGCGCTGCGCCATGCCGACGGTGCGCTGGTTTCGGTGCTGGTGACCAGCAATTCGGACGTGAACTATTACCGCCGTGTCGCCGGTACGCGCCAGCTGGCCATGTACGTGCCGCAGACCGCCAGGCCCAAGCTGTTCTCCCAGGCCCAGGCCAAGCAGGCCCTGATCGTCAGTGACCTGCTGCAGGGCATCGACGCGGACATCGACCCGGTCGCGTCCAAGGCGCGCACGCAGGGCTGCAAGGCGTATCACGACTACATCGACCAGCGGCACATCGACGTGCTGGTGTCGAACAACCCGGTCTGCGCCGCGGAAACCATCAAGTAATCCGGTCGCGCGAGCTTCCGGAATGCACACGGGCCGCATCAAGCGGCCCGTGTGCTGTGTGGCGAGAGGTTCGCCGCTTGCCTTACGGCAGGCCGGCCAGCCAATCGTCGTCGCTGCCTTCGTTGATGTCGGCAAACAGCGGCGTGGAGAAGTAACGCTCGCCGGTATCCGGCAGCATCGCCAGGATCACCGAGCCCGGCACGGCCTTCTCGGCCACCTCCAGCGCGGTGGCCACGGTGGCGCCAGCGGAGATGCCGACGAAGATGCCTTCCTCGGCGGCCAGGCGGCGCGAGGTCTCGATCGCACGCGCGTCGTCGATCGTGTACAGCTCGTCGAAGACGTCGCGGTTGAGCACCTCCGGCACGAAATCCGGCGTCCAGCCCTGGATCTTGTGCGGCTTCCACTCATCGCCCTTCAGCAGGGCGGCGCCGGCCGGTTCGGTGGCGATGATCTTTGTTTCAGGACGCGCGACCTTGAGCACTTCGCCCACGCCGGTGAGCGTGCCGCCCGTGCCCCAGCCGGTGACGAAGAAGTCCAGGCGCTTGCCGGCGAAGTCACGCAGGATTTCCGGCGCGGTGGTGTTGCGGTGATAGGCCGGGTTGGCCGGGTTGGCGAACTGGCTGGCCAGGAACCAGCCATGCTGCTCGGCCAGTTCCTTGGCCTTGCGGACCATGCCGGTGCCGCGTTCGGCCGCCGGGGTCAGGATCACCTTGGCGCCGTAGGCGCGCATCAGCTTGCGGCGTTCGATGGAGAAGGTCTCCACCATCGTGGCGACGAACTTGTAGCCACGCGCGGCCGCGACCATCGCCAGGGCGACGCCGGTGTTGCCGGAAGTGGCTTCGACGATGGTGTCGCCGGGCTTGAGCAGGCCCTTCTGTTCGGCGTCGAGAATGATCGCCAGGGCCAGGCGGTCCTTGACCGAGCCGCCCGGATTGAACGACTCGACCTTGACGTAGACGCTGGTGTGCGCCGGGGCGAGGCGATGAAGCTTGACCACCGGGGTGTTGCCGATGGTGTCCAGGATGCTGTCGTAGATGGCCATGTGGCGCGGGTCTCCGTAACGGACGTTGAAGTATGGAAGGCGTTTACGCGGCGCGCGACAGCGTGTGCGCGGCCGCGTTGGATTCATGTGTGGAGGCGGCGTCACCCAGTGGTGCATCGCCATACCAGTGCAGCGTGTGGGCCAGCGCGGTGACTTCGCCCAGGAGCAACAGCGCGGGCGATTGCACGTCGAACGAACGGGCCGTTTGCGGCAGGTCGGCCAGGGTGCCGGTGATCACGCGCTGGGTGCGGCGCGAGCCGTTTTCGACCAGCGCGAACGGGATATGCGGCGTGCGCCCGGCGGCGATCAGCTTGTCGCGAAAGGTTTCCAGCCCGGCCACGCCCATGTACACGGCCAGGGTCTGGCGTTCCTGCGCCAGTGCCTGCCAGTCCAGCGTGTCCAGCGAATCCTTGCAGTGCGCGGTGACCAGGCGCACGGCCTGGGCATGATCGCGATGGGTGAGCGGAATGCCGGAGTACGCGGCGCAGGCCAGTGCGGCGGTGATGCCGGGCACCACTTCGAAGGGCACGTCATGGGCCTTGAGGAATTCGAGTTCCTCGCCGCCGCGGCCGAACACGAACGAATCGCCGCCCTTCAGGCGCACCACGCGCTTGCCGGCGCGGGCGTGTTCCAGCATCTGTGCGTGGATGTCTTCCTGGCGGGTGCTGTGGCCCTTGGCCGACTTGCCGACCTCGATGCGGGTCGCATCGCGCCGCGCCATCGCCAGGACTTCGGCACTGACCAGGCGGTCGTGCAGGATCACGTCGGCTTCGTTCATCGCGCGCAACGCATTGAGCGTGAGCAGGCCGGCGTCGCCCGGGCCGGCGCCGACCAGGGTGACGATGCCCACCGTCGGTGCCCGTGGGGCCAGCGACAGGGCGCGCTGCAGTTCGGCTTCAGCGGCTTGGCCCTGGTGCTGGCGCAGCAGGCGCGGCACGGCGCCGGCCAGCAGGTTTTCGAAGAAGCGACGGCGCTCGCCCATTTCCGGGAAACGGGTGCGGATGCGGGTGCGCTGGCGGCCGAGCAGGGCGATCAGTTCGCCCCACGAGGCATCCAGCAGGGTTTCCAGCTGGCGGCGGATGTGGCGGGCCACCATCGGCGCGTGGCCGCCGCTGGAGATGGCGATCTGCAGCGCGCCGCGCTCGACGAGGGCAGGCACCTGAAAGCTCGACAGCTCGGCGTCGTCGACCACATTGGCCAGCAGGCGGCAGGATTCGGCAGCGTCGGCGACCGCGCGGTTGACGGCGGGGTCGTCGGTCGCGGCAATCACCAGCCAGACCGCGTCCAGCCACGCCGGGATGAACTCCCCAGCGGTCCACTGGATACGCCCCTCCGCGACCCATTGATCCAGGCGCGGGGTCAGCGCCGGTGCGCCGACGCGCGGCAGGGCGCCGGCATGCAGCAGCGCCTCGACCTTGCGTTCGGCGACCGCGCCACCGCCCACGACGCGCACGGCGCGGCCACGCAGATCGGCGAACAAGGGGAACAGGGCAGTGCTCACGGGAGGGTCCGTCGGTGAAGGGCCACGACGCTACGCGCGGCTTATGACCATCGGAAATGACTTGCCGCTGCGTTCAGATA
Proteins encoded in this window:
- a CDS encoding purine nucleoside permease, with translation MSRSKTIAWLLALSSCCLVSVAAAAAPLAPKVLVITMFTPEAAPWRAAEDFTVQVDVPGLSPQFPQVSCTDADLCLMTTDMGLANAASSVSALVQSGRFDLKQTYFLIAGIGGVDPADGTLGSAHWARYAIDGGLLHVVDPRQQPADWSSNLVMLGAKAPGEKSAWKTGTEVFQLDETLLQKAYALSAKVPLEDSDVARAYRTRYPQAAGHGAPRVSICDTLTSDTYWHGSRIAQAMEAYVSLTTDGKGNYCTTQMEDNATLTALKRGADAGLLQFNRIALLRTGSNFDREAPGQDVGSSLSAKSGGFLPSTHNAYRVGHALTTDILTHWDAWSSGVPKD
- a CDS encoding glycerophosphodiester phosphodiesterase family protein; translation: MPVSLLSFTKRALLGLTISALLAAPAFAQMVQGSTLPQARLTQRPLIVAHRSRQSPDQAENSLQQMQRTASRTVGVEMDLATSKDGVLYLLHDDTLDRTTTGTGPLAAQDSQALDALRLKDGKGQPTSEALPRLTQVLDWATATPEVILMLDLKGTRVSKVVPLLRDRNLLNRVILLTFDRTTAVEALRHADGALVSVLVTSNSDVNYYRRVAGTRQLAMYVPQTARPKLFSQAQAKQALIVSDLLQGIDADIDPVASKARTQGCKAYHDYIDQRHIDVLVSNNPVCAAETIK
- the cysK gene encoding cysteine synthase A, which encodes MAIYDSILDTIGNTPVVKLHRLAPAHTSVYVKVESFNPGGSVKDRLALAIILDAEQKGLLKPGDTIVEATSGNTGVALAMVAAARGYKFVATMVETFSIERRKLMRAYGAKVILTPAAERGTGMVRKAKELAEQHGWFLASQFANPANPAYHRNTTAPEILRDFAGKRLDFFVTGWGTGGTLTGVGEVLKVARPETKIIATEPAGAALLKGDEWKPHKIQGWTPDFVPEVLNRDVFDELYTIDDARAIETSRRLAAEEGIFVGISAGATVATALEVAEKAVPGSVILAMLPDTGERYFSTPLFADINEGSDDDWLAGLP
- the cysG gene encoding siroheme synthase CysG; this encodes MSTALFPLFADLRGRAVRVVGGGAVAERKVEALLHAGALPRVGAPALTPRLDQWVAEGRIQWTAGEFIPAWLDAVWLVIAATDDPAVNRAVADAAESCRLLANVVDDAELSSFQVPALVERGALQIAISSGGHAPMVARHIRRQLETLLDASWGELIALLGRQRTRIRTRFPEMGERRRFFENLLAGAVPRLLRQHQGQAAEAELQRALSLAPRAPTVGIVTLVGAGPGDAGLLTLNALRAMNEADVILHDRLVSAEVLAMARRDATRIEVGKSAKGHSTRQEDIHAQMLEHARAGKRVVRLKGGDSFVFGRGGEELEFLKAHDVPFEVVPGITAALACAAYSGIPLTHRDHAQAVRLVTAHCKDSLDTLDWQALAQERQTLAVYMGVAGLETFRDKLIAAGRTPHIPFALVENGSRRTQRVITGTLADLPQTARSFDVQSPALLLLGEVTALAHTLHWYGDAPLGDAASTHESNAAAHTLSRAA